A single region of the Brachypodium distachyon strain Bd21 chromosome 3, Brachypodium_distachyon_v3.0, whole genome shotgun sequence genome encodes:
- the LOC100844698 gene encoding uncharacterized protein LOC100844698, protein MAFVVLVMRLALCLVEAATLVLLRGLALVVVAVVDLVRLPGQAADAALEATKGALAAAGGFVARLAWDVAAAVVSAFLQLLWSMVASAASAVSELVEAARDGGEEAAKAATEAMEAAADAVAGMVLKMGASYMDALVHAFENLI, encoded by the coding sequence ATGGCATTTGTTGTCCTGGTGATGAGGCTAGCGCTATGTCTTGTGGAGGCAGCCACCCTGGTGCTCCTCCGGGGGCTGGCCctggtcgtcgtcgccgtggtGGACCTGGTCAGGCTGCCGGGGCAGGCGGCCGACGCGGCGCTCGAGGCGACCAAGGGCGCGCTCGCCGCGGCGGGAGGGTTCGTCGCCCGCCTGGCGTGggacgtggcggcggccgtcgtCTCGGCGTTCCTCCAGCTCCTCTGGAGCATGGTGGCCAGCGCGGCGTCGGCTGTCTCGGAGCTCGTGGAAGCGGcgcgggacggcggcgaggaggcggccaaGGCGGCCACGGAGGCGATGGAGGCCGCGGCGGATGCCGTTGCCGGGATGGTGCTCAAGATGGGGGCCAGCTATATGGATGCTCTGGTGCACGCCTTTGAAAACCTCATCTGA